The following proteins are co-located in the Primulina tabacum isolate GXHZ01 chromosome 11, ASM2559414v2, whole genome shotgun sequence genome:
- the LOC142518614 gene encoding galactokinase-like, with protein sequence MAKNEEQKVPVFASLEHVYGTGSQLEEAEQRFFNLKSKFLDFFGHPPDVYARSPGRVNLIGEHIDYEGYSVLPMAIRQDTIVAIRKREGGETEKVLRIGNVNSEKYALCTYPADPDQEIDLKHHRWGHYFICGYKGFYEYAKLKGIDVGETVELDVVVDGVVPTGSGLSSSAAFVCSSTIAIMATFGANFPKEELAQLTCECERHIGTQSGGMDQAISVMAQSGFAALIDFNPIHATEVQLPAGGTFVIAHSLAESQKAVTAATNYNNRVVECRLASIVLGIKLGMKPEEAIANIKTLSDVEALCVSFAGTRGSSDPVIAVKELLKEEPYSAEDIENITNEKLQAIFAGSPSSLDVLRAANHFKLHQRAAHVYSEAKRVYAFKDTVSSKSSEEDMLKKLGDLMNESHYSCSVYYECSCPELEELVKICRDNGALGARLTGAGWGGCAVALVKENIVPQFILNLKEQFFQSRIDKGVINKNDLGQYLFASKPSGGAAIIEF encoded by the exons ATGGCGAAAAACGAGGAGCAGAAAGTGCCCGTTTTCGCTTCTCTTGAACATGTTTACGGAACTGGATCACAGCTAGAAGAGGCGGAGCAAAGATTTTTCAATTTGAAGTCCAAATTCTTGGACTTTTTTGGCCACCCACCTGATGTTTACGCTCGATCTCCGG GGAGAGTTAACTTGATAGGTGAGCACATAGATTATGAAGGATATTCAGTTTTGCCGATGGCGATCAGGCAAGACACTATCGTGGCGATACGAAAACGCGAGGGGGGTGAGACTGAAAAAGTGTTGAGAATTGGGAATGTGAACAGCGAGAAGTATGCTTTGTGTACTTACCCTGCTGACCCTGATCAG GAAATTGATTTGAAGCATCACAGATGGGGTCACTATTTTATTTGCGG GTACAAAGGTTTTTATGAGTATGCCAAATTAAAGGGGATAGACGTTGGAGAAACAGTTGAACTTGATGTTGTTGTTGATGGCGTTGTTCCTACTG GATCTGGCTTATCAAGCTCTGCTGCATTTGTTTGCTCTTCTACAATAGCCATAATGGCCACATTTGGCGCAAATTTTCCCAAG GAAGAGCTTGCTCAACTTACATGTGAATGCGAAAGGCATATCGGTACCCAATCTGGTGGAATGGATCAG GCTATATCTGTGATGGCCCAATCTGGTTTCGCGGCACTTATTGATTTTAATCCTATTCATGCTACGGAGGTGCAGCTCCCTGCTGGTGGAACATTTGTCATAGCTCATTCATTGGCTGAATCTCAGAAAGCAGTCACTGCTGCTACTAATTACAATAATAGGGTTGTCGAATGCCGTTTAGCTTCT ATTGTGTTAGGTATAAAGCTTGGAATGAAGCCTGAAGAGGCAATAGCCAACATAAAAACACTTTCAGATGTTGAAGCACTATGTGTATCATTTGCGGGCACGCGTGGATCTTCTGATCCAGTTATTGCTGTCAAG GAATTATTGAAAGAAGAACCTTACAGTGCGGAAGATATCGAGAACATTACCAATGAAAAGCTGCAAGCCATTTTTGCCGGTTCTCCTTCTTCCTTGGATGTTCTGAGAGCTGCGAATCATTTTAAGCTACATCAG AGGGCAGCTCATGTCTACTCTGAGGCAAAACGTGTATATGCTTTCAAAGATACCGTCTCATCAAAGTCAAG TGAGGAAGACATGCTGAAAAAGCTTGGGGACCTCATGAATGAGAGCCATTACAGCTGCAGCGTCTATTATGAATGCAG TTGTCCTGAACTGGAGGAGCTTGTAAAGATTTGTCGAGATAATGGTGCTCTTGGGGCTAGGCTTACGGGAGCTGGATGGGGTGGTTGTGCGGTAGCATTGGTGAAGGAAAATATCGTCCCACAATTCATCCTTAACTTGAAG